The Vicia villosa cultivar HV-30 ecotype Madison, WI linkage group LG1, Vvil1.0, whole genome shotgun sequence genome includes a region encoding these proteins:
- the LOC131635972 gene encoding ubiquitin-conjugating enzyme E2 4-like, which produces MSSPSKRREMDVMKLMMSDYTVETINDGLTEFNVEFNGPKESLYEGGVWKIRVELPDAYPYKSPSIGFVNKIYHPNVDELSGSVCLDVINQSWSPMFDLLNVFEVFLPQLLLYPNASDPLNGDAASLMMKDRKLYDQKVKEYCERYAKKENISNNGTADGEDTDEEDISEADTQSSDDEIPGHADL; this is translated from the exons ATGTCATCTCCAAGCAAGAGACGGGAAATGGATGTAATGAAATT gATGATGAGTGATTATACAGTGGAGACGATAAATGATGGACTTACAGAATTCAATGTGGAGTTTAACGGTCCAAAAGAAA GCCTTTATGAAGGTGGAGTTTGGAAGATTCGTGTTGAACTTCCTGATGCATATCCTTACAAATCCCCTTCTATCGGCTTCGTGAACAAAATATACCACCCGAATGTTGATGAGTT ATCTGGCTCTGTATGCTTGGACGTAATTAACCAATCATGGAGTCCAATGTTTG ATCTTCTAAACGTCTTTGAAGTTTTTCTCCCACAACTATTGCTTTATCCAAACGCTTCAGATCCTTTGAATGGCGACGCAGCATCCTTAATGATGAAGGATAGAAAGTTGTATGACCAAAAAGTTAAAG AGTATTGTGAGCGGTATGCTAAGAAGGAAAACATTTCCAACAATGGTACAGCTGATGGTGAAGACACCGACGAGGAAGACATCAGTGAAGCAGACACCCAATCTAGTGATGATGAAATTCCTGGTCATGCTGACCTTTAA
- the LOC131605164 gene encoding RING-H2 finger protein ATL47-like: MAASSSPRSPFTSQTINDENNSSMKETTTSSSISKISPLILLVIIVLAIIFFLYGLVQLILWLLMKRPSSSSHYNSNRFQESARTRSLQRQLQHLFHLHDSGLDQAFINTLPVFNYQDLLGLKEPFDCAVCLCEFSEQDKLRLVPICSHAFHMNCLDTWLLSNSTCPLCRANISNNSFPLENVNVVEDSLVLSHRFNVNGDKENSIIEDNQIGDKRVFSVKLGKFRSNGLENGSTSSCSLDERRCYSMGSYQYVFCDSNLQVVLSQSYCEEDENGNVEGKRIGNRIKGESFSVSKIWLWSKKSNIPSSNTVFP, encoded by the coding sequence ATGGCAGCATCTTCATCTCCTCGATCGCCTTTTACGTCGCAAACTATTAACGACGAAAATAATAGTTCTATGAAAGAAACAACAACTTCTTCATCCATAAGCAAAATCAGTCCACTGATTTTGCTAGTTATAATAGTATTAGCAATTATCTTTTTTCTCTATGGACTTGTCCAGTTAATTTTATGGTTACTGATGAAAAGGCCATCCTCTTCATCTCATTATAATTCCAACAGATTCCAAGAATCGGCCCGAACCCGATCTCTTCAGAGGCAACTACAACACTTATTCCACTTGCATGATTCAGGTCTTGACCAAGCTTTCATTAACACTCTTCCTGTTTTCAACTACCAAGATTTATTGGGTTTGAAGGAGCCTTTTGATTGTGCTGTGTGTCTCTGTGAGTTTTCTGAACAAGATAAGCTGAGATTGGTTCCTATATGCAGCCATGCATTTCATATGAATTGTCTTGACACATGGCTTCTCTCAAATTCTACTTGTCCTCTTTGTAGAGCAAATATCTCCAACAATAGTTTCCCTTTGGAGAATGTTAATGTTGTCGAGGATTCTTTGGTTTTGTCACATAGGTTCAATGTCAATGGTGATAAAGAGAATAGTATTATTGAGGATAATCAAATAGGTGACAAAAGGGTGTTTTCTGTGAAGCTGGGAAAATTCAGAAGTAATGGATTGGAGAATGGTAGTACTAGTAGTTGTAGTTTGGATGAAAGGAGATGTTATTCAATGGGTTCATATCAGTATGTGTTTTGTGATTCAAATTTGCAAGTGGTTTTGTCTCAATCTTAttgtgaagaagatgaaaatgggaaTGTGGAGGGGAAGAGGATAGGGAATAGAATCAAAGGTGAGAGTTTTTCTGTTTCTAAGATATGGCTTTGGTCTAAGAAGAGCAACATTCCTAGTTCTAATACTGTTTTTCCTTGA